The Ruania alba genome window below encodes:
- the arsB gene encoding ACR3 family arsenite efflux transporter produces MSMQSPVAQPARLSALDRGLPLWIGLAMVAGLVLGRFVPALSDLLARLEIGGISLPIALGLLVMMYPVLAKVRYDKVGAVTGDRKLLMSSLVLNWLLGPLLMFALAWVFLADLPEYRTGLIIVGLARCIAMVVIWNDLACGDREAAAVLVALNSVFQVLAFSLLGYFYLAVLPQWLGLEGAALDVSMGKIAINVLVFLGIPLLAGFLSRLIGERARGRDWYEERFVPRIGPWALYGLLFTIAGLFALQGEAVTSNPWDVVRIALPLLVYFALMWGLGMVTGKTLGLGYDRSATLAFTAAGNNFELAIAVAIGTFGATSGQALAGVVGPLIEVPVLVGLVYVSLWVGRRWWRTEPTATGNAVTSPTSHEEIRS; encoded by the coding sequence ATGTCGATGCAGTCTCCGGTCGCTCAGCCGGCCCGTCTCTCCGCCCTCGACCGCGGCCTCCCGCTCTGGATCGGGCTCGCCATGGTTGCCGGGCTGGTTCTCGGTCGCTTCGTCCCCGCGCTGAGCGATCTGCTCGCCCGGCTCGAGATTGGCGGGATCTCCCTGCCGATCGCGCTCGGTCTGCTGGTGATGATGTACCCGGTGCTGGCCAAGGTCCGCTATGACAAGGTCGGCGCCGTCACCGGCGACCGCAAGCTCCTGATGTCCTCACTGGTGCTGAACTGGCTGCTCGGTCCGCTGCTGATGTTCGCCCTGGCCTGGGTCTTCCTGGCCGACCTGCCCGAGTACCGCACCGGTCTGATCATCGTGGGCCTTGCCCGGTGCATCGCCATGGTGGTCATCTGGAACGACCTCGCCTGCGGGGACCGGGAAGCGGCTGCTGTGCTCGTCGCCCTCAACTCCGTCTTCCAGGTGCTCGCCTTCAGTCTCCTCGGCTACTTCTACCTCGCTGTCCTTCCGCAATGGCTCGGCCTCGAGGGCGCTGCCCTGGACGTCTCCATGGGGAAGATCGCGATCAACGTGCTCGTCTTCCTCGGGATACCGCTCCTGGCCGGCTTTCTCTCCCGCCTCATCGGTGAACGCGCCCGCGGGCGCGACTGGTACGAGGAGCGCTTCGTCCCCCGCATCGGCCCCTGGGCCCTCTACGGCCTGCTGTTCACCATCGCGGGCCTGTTCGCCCTCCAGGGTGAGGCGGTCACCTCCAACCCCTGGGACGTCGTCCGCATCGCCCTTCCGCTGCTGGTCTACTTCGCCCTCATGTGGGGCCTGGGGATGGTCACCGGCAAGACCCTCGGCCTCGGCTACGACCGTTCCGCCACACTCGCGTTCACCGCCGCCGGGAACAACTTTGAACTTGCGATCGCCGTGGCGATCGGGACGTTCGGTGCCACGTCCGGCCAGGCGCTCGCGGGCGTCGTCGGGCCCCTCATCGAGGTCCCGGTGCTCGTGGGCCTCGTCTACGTCTCGCTATGGGTCGGCCGCCGCTGGTGGCGTACCGAGCCCACGGCCACCGGCAACGCCGTCACCTCGCCCACCTCCCACGAGGAGATTCGCTCATGA
- a CDS encoding arsenate reductase ArsC → MTNKPSVLFVCVHNAGRSQMAAGFLRELGGDAVEVRSAGSAPADQINPTAVAAMAELGIDIAAEQPKVLSTDAVQASDVVITMGCGDACPIFPGKRYEDWALADPAGQGIEAVRPIRDEIRGRIVTLLGELDVPVLELPA, encoded by the coding sequence ATGACCAACAAGCCCAGCGTGCTGTTCGTGTGCGTGCACAACGCCGGCCGGTCCCAGATGGCCGCCGGCTTCCTGCGAGAGCTCGGCGGCGACGCGGTCGAGGTCCGCTCCGCCGGCTCGGCCCCGGCTGATCAGATCAACCCCACTGCTGTGGCGGCCATGGCCGAGCTCGGCATCGATATCGCCGCCGAGCAGCCGAAGGTGCTCTCCACCGACGCGGTGCAGGCCTCGGACGTGGTGATCACCATGGGCTGCGGAGACGCCTGCCCGATCTTCCCCGGCAAGCGCTACGAGGACTGGGCACTGGCGGACCCGGCCGGGCAGGGGATCGAGGCGGTGCGCCCGATCCGGGACGAGATCCGGGGCCGGATCGTGACCCTGCTGGGCGAGTTGGACGTGCCGGTCCTCGAGCTCCCGGCCTGA
- a CDS encoding carbohydrate ABC transporter permease yields the protein MKVQTIPGGQATKTLGDRRENSQQPEGRPHRPAVRSGRVGLYGLLVLAAVISLFPMFWLLSGSLQTREELYAGQTLVPTAPAWQNYVDAWVEGNLFIYLSNSILYTAISVAGILVVSSLAGYALARLTFAGKGLVTVAMLAVMIIPAPAMFIAQYKLLISFGLTDSRVGYIFVLITAGIPMATLIMRSFFASQPRELEEAAAIDGAGPVRTFFNIIMPLARPGLAAVGVIQGLQVWNEYLMALVLFRTDARMPVQRGLMSFVSSETPEQTILLAATTISVVPVIIFYLLAQRQIIAGLGAGAVK from the coding sequence ATGAAGGTTCAGACCATCCCTGGTGGCCAGGCAACGAAGACTCTGGGCGACCGTCGCGAGAATTCGCAGCAGCCAGAGGGGCGCCCCCACAGGCCCGCCGTCCGGAGTGGCCGGGTCGGTCTCTACGGGCTGCTCGTGCTGGCTGCCGTCATCTCCCTGTTTCCGATGTTCTGGCTCCTCTCGGGCTCGCTGCAGACCCGCGAAGAGTTGTACGCAGGGCAGACCCTCGTGCCTACTGCACCGGCGTGGCAGAACTACGTGGACGCGTGGGTGGAAGGCAACCTCTTCATTTACCTGTCCAACAGCATCCTGTACACCGCCATATCTGTCGCCGGAATCCTGGTCGTTTCGAGTCTCGCCGGCTACGCCCTCGCCCGCCTCACATTCGCGGGCAAGGGGCTCGTCACGGTGGCGATGCTCGCTGTGATGATCATCCCCGCACCGGCGATGTTCATCGCGCAGTACAAGCTGCTCATCTCTTTCGGTCTGACCGACAGCCGTGTCGGTTACATCTTCGTGCTGATCACCGCGGGGATACCCATGGCCACGTTGATCATGCGCAGCTTCTTCGCGAGCCAGCCACGTGAACTCGAAGAGGCTGCCGCGATCGACGGCGCCGGGCCGGTGCGGACGTTCTTCAACATCATCATGCCGCTGGCGCGGCCTGGGCTGGCCGCCGTTGGGGTGATTCAGGGATTGCAGGTCTGGAACGAGTACCTCATGGCGCTCGTGCTGTTCCGCACTGATGCCCGCATGCCCGTGCAGCGGGGACTGATGAGCTTCGTCTCCTCCGAGACGCCGGAGCAAACAATCCTCCTGGCCGCGACGACCATCTCCGTCGTCCCGGTCATCATCTTCTACCTGCTCGCTCAGCGACAGATCATCGCAGGCCTCGGCGCAGGGGCCGTGAAGTAG
- a CDS encoding NAD(P)H-dependent oxidoreductase, whose product MTDTASTLWLSAHPTDQSLNGALRDAGVAHLSRDHAVVTSDLYAMGWQAALTERDLGDAVGEVVSGTFGARTREAHLNGTLSPDIRAEQDKLRAADLLVLQFPLWWAGMPAILKGWVDRVFVNGFAFNVTNAAGRTLKYGEGGLEGKRALVVVTAGDREFSFAAGGVNGHLEALLFPLLHGILWYTGIQPLRPHLIAATDRRDFAGLAAERDRLLARLDGLPGEAPIDYRTLRHGGYDRDQRLRTDAAPLDLGIHECTAVPA is encoded by the coding sequence ATGACTGACACCGCATCGACCCTCTGGCTCTCCGCACACCCCACCGACCAGTCCCTCAACGGTGCCTTACGCGACGCGGGCGTGGCGCACCTGAGCCGGGACCACGCCGTCGTGACGTCCGACCTGTACGCCATGGGCTGGCAGGCGGCACTGACAGAGCGGGACCTGGGGGACGCCGTCGGGGAGGTCGTTTCGGGCACCTTCGGTGCCCGCACCCGTGAGGCGCACCTGAACGGCACGCTTTCCCCCGACATCCGGGCAGAGCAGGACAAGCTACGGGCAGCCGACCTGCTGGTGCTGCAGTTCCCGCTCTGGTGGGCTGGGATGCCGGCCATCCTCAAGGGCTGGGTCGACCGGGTCTTCGTGAACGGCTTCGCCTTCAACGTGACCAACGCTGCCGGTCGCACCCTGAAGTACGGCGAGGGCGGGCTGGAGGGCAAACGCGCACTCGTGGTGGTCACCGCGGGGGACCGGGAATTCTCGTTCGCCGCCGGGGGAGTGAACGGGCACCTCGAGGCGCTGCTGTTCCCCCTGCTGCACGGGATCCTGTGGTACACCGGCATCCAGCCGCTGCGTCCGCATCTGATCGCCGCCACCGACCGGCGCGATTTCGCCGGCCTTGCTGCCGAGCGCGATCGGCTCCTAGCTCGCCTCGACGGGCTGCCGGGGGAAGCGCCGATCGACTATCGCACCTTGCGCCACGGCGGCTACGACCGCGACCAGCGGCTCCGCACCGACGCAGCGCCGCTCGACCTGGGCATCCACGAGTGCACGGCTGTTCCTGCCTGA
- a CDS encoding winged helix-turn-helix transcriptional regulator, translated as MRASVINALEVCPVEVAISAVGGAWKLTIVKHLLTGTLRFGELRRAVGPVSERTLARQLRELETDGLVHREVYAEVPPRVEYSLTALGASLRDVVAAMDAWGIELSQRVSH; from the coding sequence ATGCGCGCATCGGTGATCAATGCTCTGGAAGTCTGCCCCGTCGAAGTGGCGATCAGCGCCGTCGGTGGTGCGTGGAAGCTCACCATCGTCAAGCATCTACTCACTGGCACCCTGCGGTTCGGCGAACTACGCCGCGCGGTCGGTCCGGTGAGCGAGCGGACCCTCGCCCGCCAGCTGCGCGAGCTCGAGACCGACGGCCTCGTCCACCGCGAGGTCTATGCCGAGGTACCCCCGCGCGTGGAGTACAGCCTCACGGCACTGGGGGCATCGCTGCGGGACGTGGTGGCGGCGATGGATGCGTGGGGCATCGAGCTGAGCCAGCGGGTCAGCCACTAG
- a CDS encoding glycoside hydrolase family 3 protein: MTLEEKAQQLTSVLPNQLKTPDGIDEGQLEELLGAGIGQISAASLGSFSAAEVARLNNDVQRFLREKTRIGIPAVLHNEALNGVLAPSFTSFPTAIGLASTWDTEKVREMTTLIRHQSRALGIRQALAPVLDIARDARWGRIHETFGEEVLLTSALGAAYVAGMQGDDPRTGLIATAKHFLGYATSEGGQNTAAVHAGPRELYDVYATPFEAAIRVAGLASVMNSYSEVDGVPAGLSRELLTDLLRDRMGFRGTVVADYRTIQYGVDRLGAAPEATRSAALALHAGLDVELPAPYGYGATLVDAVRSGLIAETDVDRSVSLVLEQKFALGLFEDPFVDDRPEVIETIAREGRGLAQELAEESITLLTNDGILPLTHTPQRVAVIGPHASNVIGTFANYTYPPMLEMIKGIADGKSRMAGLEGSRDELPPTLQDAFDQLVERMETFEPEQMVREMYNAVGFADALAAAAPHLDVATCEGSGVMQPIDAGLHEAAELARSADVVILAIGGRSGAFAGNATEGEGTDSATLELPDAQLALIDAVTSVGKPTAAVITMGRPYALAEISAKVSAIVASPYPGPAAGPALARIVTGDLAPSGKLPFTLPRAVGQVPIYQAQKRGSGYRRLAKDIFKGYLDLDSTPLHPFGHGLSYVDFEYDNLRIDKEEVGSEDTVGITATIRNLGERTATEIVQMYLGLPALGVTRPAQQLAGFARVPLEPGAGADVRFDVPVSMCGFSATATDFVVDPGEVDVLIGTSSSDIRLEGTFTITGVRTNIGATRSYFPDVAVRPASEPAEAAMVSTSLSASDMR, encoded by the coding sequence ATGACGCTCGAGGAGAAGGCGCAGCAGCTGACGTCGGTCCTGCCCAACCAGCTCAAGACGCCGGACGGGATCGACGAGGGACAGCTCGAGGAACTCCTGGGGGCTGGGATCGGTCAGATCTCGGCCGCTTCCCTCGGTTCGTTCTCAGCGGCCGAGGTGGCCCGGCTCAACAACGACGTGCAACGGTTCCTGCGAGAGAAGACCAGGATCGGGATTCCTGCCGTTCTACACAACGAGGCGCTCAACGGCGTGCTCGCACCATCGTTCACCTCCTTCCCCACCGCCATCGGGCTCGCATCGACCTGGGACACGGAGAAGGTTCGTGAGATGACGACCCTCATCCGCCACCAGTCGCGCGCACTCGGCATACGCCAAGCGCTCGCGCCCGTGCTCGATATCGCACGGGACGCCCGATGGGGGCGCATCCACGAAACGTTCGGCGAGGAGGTGCTCCTGACCTCAGCACTCGGCGCCGCATACGTCGCCGGCATGCAGGGCGATGACCCCCGCACCGGTCTCATCGCTACAGCGAAACACTTCCTTGGATACGCAACCTCGGAAGGCGGGCAGAACACCGCAGCCGTACACGCAGGACCCCGGGAGCTGTACGACGTGTACGCGACACCATTCGAGGCGGCGATCCGAGTCGCCGGCCTGGCCAGCGTCATGAACAGCTACTCCGAGGTGGACGGCGTGCCCGCCGGCCTTTCCCGGGAGCTCCTCACCGACCTGTTGCGGGACCGGATGGGATTCCGGGGCACGGTCGTTGCGGACTACCGGACGATCCAGTACGGGGTCGACCGACTGGGCGCTGCACCCGAGGCGACCAGGTCCGCCGCCCTGGCCCTGCACGCAGGCCTCGATGTGGAGCTCCCCGCACCGTATGGGTACGGTGCCACGCTGGTCGACGCAGTCCGCAGCGGCCTCATTGCGGAGACCGACGTCGACCGCTCAGTCTCCCTGGTCCTGGAGCAGAAGTTCGCACTCGGGTTGTTCGAGGACCCGTTCGTCGATGACCGGCCCGAGGTGATCGAGACGATCGCCCGAGAAGGCCGCGGCCTGGCACAAGAACTCGCCGAAGAGTCGATCACACTCCTCACCAATGACGGCATCCTGCCGCTGACACACACCCCACAGCGGGTGGCTGTCATCGGCCCACACGCCTCGAACGTGATCGGAACATTCGCGAACTACACCTACCCACCCATGCTCGAGATGATCAAGGGCATCGCCGACGGGAAGTCGCGAATGGCAGGTCTCGAGGGCTCCCGCGACGAGCTACCGCCGACTCTCCAGGACGCGTTCGATCAACTGGTGGAGCGGATGGAGACATTCGAACCCGAGCAGATGGTCCGCGAGATGTACAACGCCGTCGGGTTCGCCGATGCTCTTGCTGCTGCGGCTCCGCACCTCGACGTGGCAACGTGTGAAGGCTCAGGCGTGATGCAACCGATCGACGCAGGCCTCCACGAGGCCGCCGAGCTGGCCCGGTCAGCAGACGTCGTCATCCTCGCCATCGGTGGCCGATCCGGTGCGTTCGCCGGGAACGCCACCGAGGGAGAGGGGACCGACTCCGCCACCTTGGAACTCCCGGATGCGCAACTCGCCCTTATCGACGCCGTCACGTCGGTCGGCAAACCGACAGCAGCCGTCATCACCATGGGCCGCCCGTACGCCCTGGCCGAGATCTCGGCGAAAGTCTCCGCCATCGTCGCGAGCCCGTACCCCGGACCTGCCGCCGGACCAGCCCTTGCGCGCATCGTCACCGGCGACCTGGCTCCCTCCGGGAAGCTCCCGTTCACCCTTCCTCGCGCGGTCGGTCAGGTTCCGATCTACCAGGCTCAGAAGCGCGGCAGCGGATACCGCAGGCTCGCGAAGGACATCTTCAAGGGGTACCTCGACCTCGACAGCACGCCGCTGCACCCTTTTGGGCATGGCCTTTCGTACGTTGATTTCGAGTACGACAACCTGCGGATCGACAAGGAAGAAGTCGGCTCCGAGGACACGGTGGGCATCACCGCGACGATAAGAAACCTCGGTGAGCGAACGGCCACCGAGATCGTCCAGATGTATCTCGGCCTGCCCGCGCTCGGCGTCACGCGCCCCGCGCAGCAACTGGCGGGATTCGCACGAGTCCCACTCGAGCCGGGAGCCGGTGCGGACGTGCGGTTCGACGTCCCGGTATCCATGTGCGGATTCAGCGCGACGGCGACCGACTTCGTCGTCGACCCTGGAGAGGTGGATGTCCTGATCGGCACCTCGTCGAGCGATATCAGGCTCGAGGGCACCTTCACGATCACCGGCGTGCGGACGAACATCGGGGCCACCCGCAGCTACTTCCCGGACGTTGCCGTCCGACCGGCCAGCGAACCGGCGGAGGCCGCAATGGTGAGCACGAGTCTCTCAGCGTCGGACATGCGGTGA
- a CDS encoding type II toxin-antitoxin system PemK/MazF family toxin, giving the protein MPDLARGAVFWAAPDPTVGVEQAGRRPFVTVASAGYLEQVTNLVIAVPVTSTRRGWPNHVPLMGATGLDVECFAMTEQVRTLARARIVKTAGTVDHQTMGSIDSWLRDFLQLERVD; this is encoded by the coding sequence ATGCCGGACCTCGCGCGTGGGGCCGTCTTCTGGGCGGCGCCGGACCCGACTGTCGGCGTCGAGCAGGCTGGTCGGCGCCCTTTCGTGACCGTCGCCTCGGCCGGCTACCTCGAGCAGGTGACGAACCTGGTCATCGCCGTACCCGTGACGTCGACGCGGCGCGGGTGGCCCAATCACGTCCCGCTCATGGGAGCCACCGGCCTGGACGTGGAGTGCTTTGCCATGACGGAGCAGGTCCGCACCCTCGCACGTGCCCGAATCGTGAAGACTGCGGGAACCGTGGATCACCAGACGATGGGCAGCATCGACTCCTGGCTGCGCGACTTCCTTCAGCTGGAACGGGTCGACTGA
- a CDS encoding oxidoreductase encodes MNAKVALVTGASSGIGEATVRRLLACGYDTYAAARRTERLEPLAAVGAHPLAMDVTDEASMTAGIERILAETGRIDVLVNNVGYGSYGAIEDVSIDEARRQFEVNVFGAMRLVQLVAPAMRAQRRGTIVNISSMGGEIYTPLGGWYHGTKFALEALSDCLRLELAPFGVDVVVVQPGGIRTEWGAIAAENVVRTSGSGPYARQASAVAGMLAASGERDSSPEVVAEAIERAVTAARPRTRYAIGFGAKPLIALRRVLPDRAFDALVRRMASMAG; translated from the coding sequence ATGAACGCGAAGGTCGCTCTGGTCACCGGAGCATCGTCAGGGATCGGGGAGGCGACCGTGCGGCGGTTGCTCGCCTGCGGTTACGACACCTACGCCGCGGCCAGGCGCACCGAACGGCTGGAGCCGCTGGCCGCCGTCGGGGCTCACCCCCTGGCCATGGACGTGACCGACGAGGCCTCGATGACCGCCGGCATCGAGCGCATCCTGGCCGAGACGGGCCGCATCGACGTGCTCGTGAACAACGTCGGGTACGGCTCCTACGGAGCGATCGAGGACGTCTCGATCGACGAGGCGCGCCGCCAGTTCGAGGTGAACGTCTTCGGAGCGATGCGCCTGGTGCAGCTGGTGGCACCGGCGATGCGCGCCCAGCGCCGCGGAACAATCGTGAACATCTCCTCCATGGGCGGTGAGATCTACACCCCGCTCGGCGGCTGGTACCACGGCACGAAGTTCGCGCTCGAGGCGCTCAGTGACTGCCTGCGCCTGGAGCTGGCGCCGTTCGGGGTGGACGTGGTGGTGGTCCAGCCGGGTGGGATTCGCACCGAGTGGGGCGCGATCGCAGCCGAGAACGTGGTGCGCACCTCGGGTTCGGGGCCGTACGCACGGCAGGCGAGTGCCGTGGCCGGGATGCTTGCCGCGAGTGGCGAACGCGACTCCTCGCCGGAGGTGGTGGCCGAGGCGATCGAGCGGGCGGTCACGGCTGCGCGGCCGCGTACCCGGTACGCGATCGGGTTCGGGGCCAAGCCGCTCATCGCGCTGCGCCGGGTGCTGCCGGATCGGGCCTTCGATGCGCTGGTCCGGCGGATGGCCTCGATGGCGGGGTGA
- a CDS encoding metalloregulator ArsR/SmtB family transcription factor: MTTSDLQPLSTDPDCAPTLEARAIDRSVADQVGAALKALSDPLRLRMLSFISAAPGGQACVCDLTALTDLSQPTVSHHLKVLREVGVLTSERRGTWVWYSIAPGYRSAVAALLDSFAPAALAAHADSPHLTGLSDVELALDHLTTVLTSRFADVDPTLVRTIVRESYTGLARTATISAHLVPLTERFARQRLVDLTRDRASTPPQVLFVCVANAGRSQLAAALVRHYAGDQVTVRSAGSTPASEIHTGVRDALAALGSATDAFPKPLTDDAVRAADVVVTMGCGDVCPVIPGVRYEDWQVGDPALASAAGVAAIQAEIDSRVRELLGSLVPDLQLPDGVPSVAESTHREENNR; the protein is encoded by the coding sequence ATGACCACCTCGGATCTTCAGCCGCTCTCCACCGATCCCGACTGCGCCCCCACTCTCGAAGCGCGCGCGATCGACCGCTCCGTCGCCGACCAGGTGGGCGCCGCCCTCAAAGCGCTCTCCGACCCACTGCGGCTGCGGATGCTCTCCTTCATCTCCGCAGCTCCCGGCGGCCAGGCATGCGTCTGCGACCTCACTGCGCTCACCGACCTGTCCCAGCCGACCGTCTCCCACCACCTCAAGGTGCTTCGCGAGGTGGGGGTGCTCACCAGCGAGCGCCGCGGCACCTGGGTCTGGTACTCGATCGCGCCCGGCTACCGCAGCGCCGTCGCCGCACTGCTCGACTCCTTCGCCCCGGCCGCGCTCGCCGCCCACGCCGACTCCCCGCATCTGACCGGCCTGTCCGATGTCGAGCTCGCCCTCGATCACCTCACCACCGTGTTGACGAGCCGATTCGCCGACGTCGACCCCACTCTGGTGCGCACCATCGTCCGGGAGTCCTACACCGGCCTCGCCCGGACCGCCACCATCAGCGCCCACCTGGTGCCGCTCACCGAGCGCTTCGCCCGCCAGCGCTTGGTCGACCTCACCCGCGATCGCGCGAGCACCCCGCCTCAGGTGCTCTTCGTGTGCGTGGCCAATGCCGGCCGGTCTCAGCTCGCGGCCGCCCTCGTACGGCACTACGCCGGAGACCAGGTGACGGTCCGCTCCGCAGGGTCCACTCCGGCGTCGGAGATCCACACGGGTGTGCGCGACGCCCTAGCAGCCCTCGGCAGCGCCACCGACGCCTTCCCCAAGCCGCTCACCGATGACGCCGTCCGTGCCGCCGACGTGGTCGTGACCATGGGCTGCGGCGACGTCTGCCCGGTAATCCCCGGTGTGCGCTACGAGGACTGGCAGGTGGGTGATCCTGCGCTCGCCTCGGCCGCAGGTGTTGCAGCCATCCAGGCCGAGATCGACTCCCGCGTGCGGGAGCTGTTGGGCTCCCTCGTCCCCGATCTGCAGCTTCCCGACGGCGTCCCTTCCGTCGCCGAGTCCACTCACCGTGAGGAGAACAACCGATGA
- a CDS encoding nucleotidyltransferase domain-containing protein, producing MQHHQDTLAAFVEQARRDPDTVGVVVTGSVAHGTERPDSDVDVQLVLTEEAFAEAWEQNRLSYVVREVATYDGGYVDIKVASADFLRRAAERADDPMRHSMLGARVVWSRLDNLGELVAAIPVLPADLWQERMASFIAQARLHSGYFLKQAVRLENTYLLHHAAVHTTIAGGRTLLALNRTLFKGHKYLEGMLASLELVPTGYAEATADLLAHPDLRTSAAYMDLLESYHPWPLSREQTLSTFVRDNELGWYSGHLPPEYS from the coding sequence ATGCAGCATCACCAGGACACCCTCGCGGCCTTCGTCGAGCAGGCCCGCCGCGACCCCGACACCGTGGGTGTGGTGGTCACCGGATCGGTGGCCCACGGGACCGAGCGCCCGGACTCGGACGTGGACGTTCAGCTCGTCCTGACCGAGGAAGCGTTCGCCGAGGCTTGGGAGCAGAACCGGCTCAGCTACGTCGTCAGAGAGGTCGCCACCTACGACGGCGGCTATGTCGACATCAAGGTGGCCAGCGCGGACTTCCTTCGCCGGGCAGCCGAGCGGGCGGACGATCCGATGCGGCACTCGATGCTCGGGGCGCGCGTGGTGTGGTCCCGCTTGGACAACCTGGGCGAACTGGTGGCGGCCATACCGGTGCTGCCGGCCGACCTGTGGCAGGAGCGTATGGCCTCTTTCATCGCGCAGGCACGCCTGCACAGCGGCTACTTCCTCAAACAAGCGGTACGGCTGGAGAACACGTATCTGCTGCATCACGCCGCAGTGCACACCACGATCGCCGGGGGGCGAACACTGCTCGCTCTGAACCGCACTCTCTTCAAGGGGCACAAATACCTGGAAGGGATGCTCGCCAGCCTGGAGCTGGTTCCGACCGGCTACGCCGAGGCGACAGCCGATCTCCTGGCCCACCCCGACCTGCGAACTTCCGCGGCCTACATGGATCTGCTCGAGTCCTACCACCCGTGGCCGCTGAGCCGCGAGCAGACGCTCTCCACCTTTGTGCGGGACAACGAGCTCGGCTGGTACTCAGGCCATCTCCCGCCCGAGTACTCCTGA
- a CDS encoding alpha-amylase family glycosyl hydrolase: protein MSSAEHTIWWHVYPLGFVGADTSGADRTPTRRLPHLIDWLDHLLELGANGLALGPIFDSSTHGYDTIDFFRIDPRLGTEEDLIELIEAAHTKGIDVMLDGVFNHVGPDFPALRTARENAAAPEARLFEQGPDGELVAFEGHGGLITLNHAAPEVADLVTEVMTYWCDRGVDAWRLDAAYTVPIDFWNTVLPAVRERHPQVYVMGEVLHGDYVAFVRDGGMDAVTQYELWQGIWHSIADHNFHELDHALGRHNTFLDAFVPYTFVGNHDVTRIASQVDDDRHLPHALAPLFTLGGTPSVYYGDEFGLRAVKEERFGGDDAIRPAFPGAPAEVHGADPDVLSLHQELIGLRRRHPWLHTARSRTIAVGNDSITVEVSGPEEALIVSLNIGDEEVRTAEPVPGEFLAGRDAGLDGAELVVGAHGWAVARRS, encoded by the coding sequence ATGAGTTCTGCCGAGCACACGATCTGGTGGCACGTCTATCCGCTGGGATTCGTCGGTGCGGACACCTCCGGTGCCGACCGCACGCCGACCCGCCGGCTGCCCCACCTGATCGATTGGTTGGACCATCTGCTCGAGCTGGGGGCGAACGGCCTCGCGCTCGGCCCGATCTTCGACTCCTCCACCCATGGCTACGACACGATCGACTTCTTTCGCATCGACCCACGCCTGGGCACCGAGGAGGACCTGATCGAGCTGATCGAGGCCGCCCATACCAAGGGCATCGATGTGATGCTCGACGGCGTCTTCAACCACGTGGGCCCGGACTTCCCTGCCCTGCGTACAGCCCGGGAGAACGCTGCCGCGCCCGAGGCGCGGTTGTTCGAGCAGGGTCCCGACGGCGAACTGGTCGCCTTCGAGGGGCACGGCGGCCTGATCACGCTGAACCATGCCGCCCCTGAGGTGGCCGACCTGGTCACCGAGGTGATGACCTACTGGTGCGACCGGGGTGTGGACGCGTGGCGCCTGGACGCCGCCTATACGGTCCCGATCGACTTCTGGAACACGGTGCTGCCCGCCGTCCGCGAGCGCCACCCGCAGGTGTATGTGATGGGCGAAGTGCTGCACGGGGACTATGTCGCGTTCGTCCGTGACGGCGGGATGGACGCCGTGACCCAGTACGAGCTGTGGCAGGGCATCTGGCACTCGATCGCCGATCACAACTTCCACGAGCTCGACCATGCGCTCGGCCGGCACAACACCTTCCTCGACGCGTTCGTCCCCTACACGTTCGTCGGCAACCACGATGTCACCCGGATCGCCAGCCAGGTCGACGACGATCGGCACCTCCCGCACGCGCTCGCCCCGTTGTTCACTCTGGGCGGGACTCCCTCGGTCTACTACGGCGACGAGTTCGGCCTGCGCGCGGTGAAGGAGGAGCGCTTCGGCGGCGACGACGCTATCCGACCGGCGTTCCCGGGCGCGCCGGCCGAGGTTCACGGGGCAGACCCCGATGTTCTCTCCCTGCACCAAGAGCTGATCGGCCTGCGCAGGCGGCACCCATGGCTACACACAGCGCGCAGCCGGACGATCGCCGTCGGGAATGACTCGATCACGGTGGAGGTGAGCGGACCGGAGGAGGCGCTGATCGTCTCGCTCAATATCGGGGACGAGGAGGTCCGGACGGCTGAGCCCGTCCCGGGTGAGTTCCTCGCGGGGCGGGATGCCGGGCTCGACGGTGCTGAGCTGGTGGTGGGTGCGCACGGGTGGGCCGTCGCTCGCCGGTCGTAG